The DNA sequence CCGTAGGAGTTGGGGAAGCCGTGGAACAGCGCCTGGTGCTCGTTGTCCGGCGTGGCGACGACGATCCGGCCGTCGCCGGTGAGGACCTCGAGCTCGAGGACCGACTCGTGCGGCATGCCGTTGCGGAACGACGAGGACTCGATGCCGAGCCCGGTGACCGCGCCGCCGAGGGTGATGGTCTTGAGCTGGGGCACGACCAGCGGCATCAGCCCGTGCGGCAGCGTGGCGTCGACCAGCTGCTCGTAGGTGACCATCCCTTCGACGTCGGCGGTGCGGGTCGCGGGGTCGACGCGCAGGACGTGGCTGAACCCCGAGACGTCGAGTCCCGGGTGCCGCGTGGCGGCCCGGGACCGGAAGAGGTTCGAGGTGCGCTTCGCCAGCCGTACGGTGGCTTCGCCGCTGATCTCGGTGAGCTGCCGCCGCAGGGCGTCGACGCGGGCTTCGTGCTCGGGGAACGCCGGGCCCGGACGGGCTTCGGGCACCCCGGCCTGATCGATGGTCACGACTCGATCCTGCCTCACGGACCAGGTGGGCGCACGGTCCCGGTGCCTACTTCAGCGCCATACCGGGGATGCGGGCGCGGATCGCGTCCAGCTCGGCTTCGTCGGAGATGCCCTGCCAGTCGTGGCGCGGGGTGTAGGGCCCCTCGAGCGCGCGCACCTCGTCGTCGGAGAGCACGACGTCGAGCGAGGCGACGGCGTCGTCGATCTGGCCCACCGAACCCGCCCCGACCAGCGGCGCGGTCACGACGGGCCGGCTCCGCAGCCAGGCCAGCGCGATCTGCGCGCGGCTCACGCCGTGGGCCGCGGCGACCTTGCCGACGGCGTCGACGATCGCGCGGTTCGAGGTTTCCTCGGCGGGGGAGTAGAGCAGGTCGGCGAAAGCGCCGTCGGTGCCGGACCGCGCGGTCGACTTCGCGTCGTCCCAGGCCCGCGCCAGCCGGCCGCGGGCGAGCGGGCTCCAGATGATCGTGCCGACGCCTTCGTCGAGGCACAGCGGGATCATCTCGCGCTCCTCTTCGCGGTGCAGCAGGTTGTAGTGGTCCTGCATGGACACGAACCGGGCCCAGCCGTGCGCCCGCTGCGTGTGGAGGGCCTTCGCGAATTCCCAGGCGTGCATCGAGGACGCGCCCAGGTAGCGCACCTTGCCGGCCTTGACCAGGTCGCTCAGCGCTTCGAGGGTCTCTTCCAGCGGCGTCGCGTGGTCGTTGCGGTGCACCTGGTAGAGGTCGATGTAGTCGGTGCCGAGCCGGCGCAGCGAGTGGTCGACCTCGGTCATGATCGCCTTGCGGGAGAGTCCCTTGCCGTTCGGGCCCGGCCGCATCGGGTGCCGCAGCTTGGTGGCGATCACCACGTCGTCGCGGTCCGCGAAGTCCTTGAGCGCGCGGCCGAGGATCTCCTCGCTGGAGCCGTTCGAGTACATGTTCGCGGTGTCGAAGAAGTTGATGCCGGCGTCGAGCGCGTGCTTGATCAGCGGGCGCGCGTCGTCCTCGCCCAGCGACCACACCGGGTGGCCCCGGTCGGGTTCGCCGTAGGTCATCGCGCCGATCGCGATGGGGGAGACGTCGAGACCGGTGGTGCCGAGCTTCACGTACCGCATGGGTTCTCCTGCCGAAGGCAACTCGCGGAGGATTCTCCGCGAGTTCGAAACTAGCGGAGAGTCCTCCGCATGTCAAAGATGGGGCATGATCGGGGCATGACCGACGGGACGTACGGCACCCAGCGCAAGGCCGCCGCGCGCAACCGGGTGGCGATCATCGAGGCGGCGCACGAGCTGTTCGCGGCGAACCCGCTGGTGCCGCTGAGCGAGGTCGCGAAGCACGCGGGCGTCGGCGCCGGGACGCTCTACCGCCACTTCCCGTCCCGCGAGGACCTGATCCTGGCGGCCTACCAGCACGACATCGAGCGCCTGACCGGCGAGGCCGACGCCGTGCTGAGCCGGCAGCCGTCGGCGAAGGCGGCGTTCGTCGAGTGGTTCGAAACCCTCGCCGGCTACATCCGCCTCAAGCACGGGCTGGGTGACGCCCTGCACAGCGCCGCGGCCCAGGACGTGATCAGCGCTTCGTGGGCCCCGGCGACCGCGGCGGTGAAGAAGCTCGTCGACGCCTGCGTCGCGGAAGGCACGATCGCGCCGGGCCACGACCCGGCGGACATCATCATGCTGATGAGCTTCCTCTGGCGCGTGGCCGACGACGAGGACGGCGCGGCACAGGGGCGGCGGCTGATCGCGGCGGTGTTCTCGGGGCTGTCGGCAGCACCCACGCGGCTCTGAGCGCAGGGTGATCCGCGCCGCGCCCGGTGTCGGCGGCGCCACGGCAGGGGAGCGACGCCGGTTCGGGTGGGCCTGATCGCCCGCGCGGGTGCGCTGTGTGCGGGTGCCGCCGGTGTGGGCGGGGTCGATCCGCGAGGCCGGGGTTGGGTGGCGCCACGGCAGGGGAGCGACGCCGGTTCGGGCGGGCCTGATCGCCCGCGCGGTGCCCGGGACCCGGTGCGTGCGGGGGCCGATCGCGAACCCGGGATTGACCCGCGCCACGGCGGGGTACCCGCCGTCCGGACCGCGGGGATCCCGCGGCGGGCTGGGGAAAGCGAGGCGGCGTTGAGCATTCTGATCGACTTCGGGCGCGACACGGAGTTCTCGTTCGAGCGGCGGTTGCGCGGATACGTGGAGGCGGTCGCGAAGGCCGTCGGTGTGGGGCTGGAGTCCTGCGCGTTCGACGCGGGCACGCCCGCTGCGGCGTACATCGCCCTCGACTGGCGGCTGTCCCGCTTCCCCGACCACGATCTCGCGCTCGTCTGGGACGAACGGCACGGCTGGGCCGCGGCGCTCGAAGGCGCGGCCGGCGATCCTTCGACGGTCCTGGCCCACCTCGGCGGCGAAGCCGTCCCCGAACCCCGTGCGGTGGTCCGGTTCCTGGCCGCCGTACGCGCCGGCGACCCCGGCGCCGGCTCGCTCGAAGCGCCGGCACTGCGCGAAGCGGGCGACCACGAACGGCTGCTGAGCACCCTCGCGGCGCGGCAATAGTTCCGTAGCCGTACGGGGCGGCTCCCCGGTTGTTTACGTACCCGGCGTCACCGGAAAGTGACCGGCAGCAACCTCGAAAAGGAGCTGCCGTGAACTCGAGACAACGCTTCCTGGGTGCGTTCGCCGCCGTCCTCGCCCTCCCGCTGTTCGCCGTGCCCGCCGCGCAGGCGGGCGGCAACCCGCCCGCGGTCACCCCGCTCGGCGGGACGCCGCTGCCGGCGGGCGTTTCGCCTTCTTCGGTCGGCGGGACACCGGCGTCGGTCCAGGACTACCCCTTCATCATCGCGGGGCTGCGGGAGGGCGGGTCGCGGCCGCTCGGGCAGACCTGCACCGGGTCGGTCGTCGCCCCGCGCAAGATCCTCATCGCCGCCCACTGCAAGGCGGCCGAGGGGCAGAAGTCCTTCCTGTACGGGCTCGACGACCTGAGCGCCGGCGGTGGCACGCCGATCGGCGTCGTCAGCTACGACACCCACCCCAAGTACGTCAACTTCGACCAGGGCTACGACGTCGCGGTGGTGACCACCGACCGGGACGTCCCGGTGCCGGGCGGGCAGTACGCGAAGGTCGCGACCTCGGCCGACACCGACCTGAACAAGCCGGGCAAGACCGGGCTCGGGCTCGGCTACGGCAAGAAGGACTTCAACGACAACACCCGTGACGTCACGCTCACGAAGTTCAGCCTGCCGATCGTGGCCGGGAGCAACTGCAGCGGGGTCGGTGCCGGCTTCCAGGAAGCCACCATGATCTGCAGCGGTTACGCCGACGGCCACGTCACGATCCTGCCCGGCGACAGCGGCGGGCCGCTGCTCGTCGACGGCAAGGTCGCCGGGGTCGCGTCGTGGAGCCGCAGCGACTTCAAGTGGTACAGCGTCTACGGCCGCCTCAACAACGACATGGGCGACTGGGTGAAGCAGCAGATCGGCGACGTGACGCCGCCGGAGACGTTCGGCCTCGGGGTAACGCCGGGCGCGGTCAAGACCGAGCCGGGCAAGTACGTCTCCGCGTCGGTGACGAGCACCGCCGGGAAGAACGGGCCGGAGCGGGTCGACCTGACCGCGGCCGGCCTGCCGGACGGGGCGAAGGCGACGTTCCAGCCGTCGTCGATCACCTCGGGGGAGACCGCGAAGCTGACCGTCGAAACGTCCGCGAGCACCCCGCAAGGGGACTACCCGGTCACGATCACCGGCACCGGCGCGAGCGGCACGGCGACCGCCAAGCTGACCCTGACCGTGGGCACCGGCCAGCCGCCGACGGGCGACCTCAAGGTCAGCGTCGACCCCGGCAGCGGGACCGTGCAGCCCGGCTTCTTCACCACCGCCACGGTCACCGTGGCCGGCGGCACCGGCACCGTGACGCTGTCGGCCACCGGGCTGTCGTTCGCCCCGTTCTTCAACCCCTCGACGGTGAACGGCAGCGGCACGTCGCGGATGCAGGTGGTCGGGCCGTTCCAGCGCGGGACCTACCCGGTCACCGTCACCGCGAAGGACTCCACCGGGAAGACGGCGACGGCGAAGTACACCCTGACCGTCCAATGAGGACGGGGAGCGGGGAGGCGCCGGCCTCCCCGCTCCGGCGTCAGAAGGTGATCGTGAAGCCGTCCAGCGTGCCGGTGTCGAACCGGTAGACGTCCTGCACCCGCAGCTTCCAGGTGCCGTTCGCGGGCTCCGCCGCCGCGTTGACCGTGTAGGTGGTGTGGAGGCCCGCGGCCGAACCGGTGCCACCGGCCTTCTGCAGCGGGAAGACCGCACCACTCGGCCCGATCAGGTCGACGGCCAGGTCGCCGGTGTAGGTGTGGCTGATGTCCACCTTCACCGGCAGTGCCGCGGAGGCCTTGCCGTCGCAGCCGTCCTGGGTGACCGAGCTGGTGACCGCGGCCCCGGCGTCCGGGATCGCCACCGGCGTCGTGTTCGACCGGGCGCCGCACCGCGACGGCGGGGTGCCACCGCCGATGAACGACACGTTCAGCAGTTTGTTCGGCGACCCGCTCCCGGCGTTCTTGACGACGCCGGAGGTCGCGCCGCCGACGAGCGCGTCCCGCACCTGCTGCGCGGTGGCACCCGGGTTGGCGGCCAGGTAGAGCGCGGCGGCGCCGGTGACGTGCGGGGTCGCCATGGACGTGCCGCTCATGTTCGCGCTGCTGCCGTTCGGGAGCCCGAGCGACGTGATGTTGTTGCCCGGCGCGAAGAGGTCGGTGCAGCTGCCGTAGTTGGAGAAGGACGCGCGGTTGTCGTTCTCGTCGGAGGCGTTGACCGTGATCGCCTCGGGGACGTGCGCGGGGCTCGTGTTGCAGGCGTCGGTCGAGCTGTTGCCCGCGGCCACCGAGTAGACGATCCCGGCCGCGATCGACCGCTTGATCGCGTCGTCGCCGACCCCGACCTGGTCCATGGTCAGGCTCATGTTCGCCACCGCGGGCTTGGCGGCGTTGGCCGTGACCCACTCGATCGCGTCGACCGCGGCGGAGTCCGGGCCGTTGCCGGAGCAGTCGTTGCCGAGCACCTTGAGCCCGACGAGCTTGACCTTCTTCGCCACGCCGTAGGTCTTGCTGCCGATCGTGCCCGCGGTGTGCGTGCCGTGGCCGTTGCAGTCGCTGCCGTTCCCGCCGACGAAGTCCTTGCCGATCGACGCGCGGCCTTCGTACTCGGGGTTGTCCGGCTTGATCCCGGTGTCGAGGTCGTAGGCGGTGACGCCCTCGCCGGTGTTCGGGTAGGTGTAGGAGTTGTCGCGGGGCAGGTTCGCCTGGTCGATGCGGTCCAGGCCCCAGGTCGGGTTGGTCTGCGTGCCCGCGATCCGGGCGGTGCCGTCTTCGTAGACCGCGGCCACCGCGGGGTCGGCGGCCAGCCGCCGCGCCTGCTGCGCGCTCAGGTGCCGGGCCGAGAAGCCGTGCAGGACCCGGGAGTACGTCGACCGGACCTCCCCGCCGTACCGCCCGGCGAGCGACGCCGGTACGACGAGCGACTGGGCGTCCTTCAGCACCACGATGTACTGGTCGCCGTAGTGCTGCCGGGCCGGGACCACGGTGCCCTCCGGCTGCGCGGCGGTCGCGACGCCGGCGGTGGCCAGCGCGGCCACGACCGCCGCGGCGACGGCGCCCGCTTTTCGGTGAACTGTGCGCATGCTTCGACTCCACTCACTCGAACAGGTGAATCGCGGCGCGGTGACCGAGAGCCACCGCTGTCTCACTGTCGGGTGGGCTCGCCTGCGCTAACAAGCGAGGCAGCGCCCCGTAGGCCTACGTAACTAATGCCTTTCCCGGTCCCCTACGAAAGTTCCTTGCCCGCCCGTGCGGGTTCCGCGCGCCCGAACGGCGGACTTAAGCTCCGGTCACCGGACAGGGTGGTTCGGTACGCGATGCCGCTTTTCAGGGGGGCGGGCGATGACGAACGGGATCGTGGCCAGTACCGGCTCGCCGGTCCTGATCGGGCGGACGGCCGAGCTGGCCGCGCTGGTCTCCGCCGCGCTGCGCCCGCCCGCGGTCCTCGTGCTCGAAGGGGAGGCGGGCGCCGGGAAGACCCGGCTGGCCGCCGAACTCCTGGCCCGTCCCGAACTCGCCGGGGCCCGCGTGCTGGCCGGCCGGTGCCGGCCGCAGCGGGAGCCGTTTCCGCACGGCGTTGTCGTCGAAGCGCTGCGGGACGCCGGAAAGTACCTGCCGTCGGCCCCGCCGCCCGGTCCGCTCACCGGCGTCCTCGGCCGCCACCTGCCGGAGCTCGCGCCGCTGCTGCCCGCGGCGCCGGAACCGCTCGGGGACCGCCGCGCCGAAGCGCACCGGTTCTTCCGCGCGGTCCGCGAACTGCTGGACCTGCTCGGCCCGCTGGTGCTGGTGATCGAGGACGTCCACTGGGCCGACGACGGTTCGCGGCGGCTGCTGCGGTTCCTCATGGGCGACCTGCCGGCCGGGACGGTCCTGCTGGTGAGCTACCGGCCCGAGGACGTGCCGGGCGGGCTCCCGCTGGGCGGCGCGCACCGGCCGGCCCCGGGCAGTTCGACCACGCTGGTCCGGCTCGGCCCCCTCGAACCGGACGGCGTGCGGCAGCTGGCCTCGGCCCTGCTCGGCGAGCCCGGTGTGTCCGACGCCGTCGCGGCCCGGCTGCACGAACGGACGGCCGGGATCCCGTTCGTCGTCGAGGAGGTCGTGCACGCGCTGCCGGTCCCGGTCACCGACGGGGCGCTGGACGCGGTCGAGGTGCCCACGCTGGTGCGCGAAGCGACGGTCGAACGGCTCGGGGCGTTGCCGCTCGTGGCCCGGCGGATCGCCGAAGCCGCCGCGGTGCTCGCCGAGCCCGCGCCGGTCGAGCTGCTCACGGCGGTCGCGGGACTGGGCGCGACCCGCGGCCGGCAGGCGCTCGTCCTGGCTCTGGAACGGGCGGTGCTGGTCGAGGCCGCCGAGTGCCGCTACGGGTTCCGGCACGACTTCGCGCGGCGCGCGGCGTACGGCACGATCCCCGGGCCGGTGCGGCAGGAACTGCACCGGCGGGCCGTCCGCGTGCTGGCCGGACGGCGCCCGGAGCCGTGGCTGCGGCTGGCCGAGCACAGCCGGAAGGCCGGGAACGCGGCCGACGCGCTGCGGTACGGCGAAGCCGCGGCCGACCGCGCGATCGACGCGGGGGACCCGGCGACCGCGATCGGGCTGCTGCGCGCGCTGCTGGGCGGGCCGGAGCTCGATCCGTCCGCTGTGGACAGGCTGGCGGCGAAGCTGGCGTCCGTGGCCGCGAACGGGGTTTCGCAGGCCGAGGTCGTCGCCACGCTGGAAGGGCTGTTGTCCGGCGACCGGCTGTCCGGGCGGCTGTCGGCGGAGATCCGGCTGAGCCTCGGGCTGCTGCTGGCCCGGCAGGCCGGCGGCCTGGAGGCGGCGCGCGCCGAGATCGAGGTGGCGCTGCCGGGACTCGGGCACCGGCCGGACCTGGCCGGGCGGGCCATGGCGGTGCTCGCGCAGCCGTGGATCGGCGCGACGCCGTTGCGCGCGCACCTGCCCTGGCTCGACCGCGTCGACGGGCTCATCGCCACCGCGGCCGACGCGCGGCTGCGGCTGACGCTGATGGCCAACAACATCCCTTCCCGCCTGCACATCGGCGACCCGCGCGCGTGGGCGGCGCTCGACGCGGCCCCGGTGAGCGCCGGGTCGGCCGAGGAACAGCGCCAGCTGGCGCGGCTGTACTGCAACGCCGCCGACGCGGGCGCGTGGACCGGGCACCACCGCCGGGCCCGCGGCCTGCTGGAACGCGGGATGCAGCTCGCGGCCGACGCCGGGACGCCGTACGTCGTCAGCACGGCACGGACCACCGGGGTGCACATCGACTGGCTGAGCGGTGCGTGGGCCGGGCTCGACGAGCGCGCGCGGGCGCTGCTGGCGGAGTACCGCGACCTGCTGCCGGTGAGCAGCGAGCTGTCGCTGGTCCTGGGCCTGCTCGCGAGCGCGCGCGGTGCCTGGGACCGGGCCGCCGCGTGCTTCGCGGTGACCGGCGTCGACCGGCCGGAGAACGCGTTCACCCCGGTGGTGGTCGCCGCGCACGGCGGGATCGCCGGGATGCTGCTGGCCCAGGACGCCACCGAAGCGGCGGCCGCCGAAGCCGCGCGTGGCCTGGAACTGGTGCGCACCAAGGGCGTCTGGGCGTGGTCGGGCGACCTGGTCCCGGCCGCGGTGGTGGCGTTCTGCCGGACCGGCCGCGCGAGCGAAGCCGGTGCCGTGCTCGCCGAGCTCGACCGCGAGACCCGCAACCTGGCGGCACCGATGGCCCGGACGGTCCTCACCGAGGGACGCGGGATCGTCGCGGCCCACGACGGCGACGTGGCCGGTGCGGCCGACCTGTTCGACGAGGCCCGCGCCCGCTACGAGCGCCTTTCGGCGCCGTACCCGGCGGCACTGGCGGCCGAACGCCGGGCGCGGTGCCGGTTCGAGGCCGGCGACGTGGCCGCGGCGGGCGAGTTCGGCGACCTGGCCGACGCGTTCGCCGCACTGGGCGCGACCCGCGACGCCGCCCGGTGCCGCCACACGTTCCGCTCGACGGGCGCCACGGCCCCCTCCCGCCGCGGCCGCCGCGGCTACGGCGACGAACTGTCCCCGCGCGAACGCGACGTGGCCCGCCTGCTGACCGACGGGCACACGAACCGGGAGATCGCGGAGGTGCTGTTCCTGTCGCGGCGCACGGTCGAGCAGCACGTCGCCAACGTGCTGCGGAAGCTCAAGGTGCGGTCGCGGGGCGAGCTCGTGGGAGTGCGGACGGGGTGAGCGTCAGCGGAAGAGACGGACGGGTACCAGGGCCCAGACGACCTTCCCGGCCGCGGTGGCGCGGACGCCCCAGCCGTGGGAGAGCTGGTCGATCAGCCGCAGCCCGTGCCCGTTCCCGGCCGCCACCCGCTCGATCGCCGGGTCTTCGTCGGACACCTCGACCAGCAGGCCACGCCGTTCGCGGGTGATCCACAGGCGCGACGGCCGTCCGGTGTGCCGGTAGGCGTTGCCGACGAGTTCGTCGACCACCAGCAGCAGCGCCCCGAGCAGCTCGCCCCGCGGCAGCCCGAAGCCGAGGCAGTCGGCGACGGTCGCGCGCACCCGCCGCGGCAGCGGCCGCGTGGTGAGGTCGAGCGTCAGCTCCGCGGACGTGGCCACCCGCAGGCTGAGCCAGTCCACGACCCGCGCCCACTCCGGTGGGAGCGGCTCGAGGTCCTCCGAGCCCGCCGTCTCGGCCATGCGCACCCGCCCTCCGTGCCGTCACCCCTCGCCAGGGGTTCGGGGCCGCCGGGCCACCGGATGGGTCGGTGGTGGCCGGCCGGAACGGGACCCGGGCAGACTGGACCCGGTGATCGGACGCGAGCTGACAGCGCAGGCGGTGGTCGACCGCGAGATCCCCGCCGAGCCGCGGATCTCCCCGGACGGCCGCTGGGTGGCCTTCGTGACGTCGCCGGTCGGGCGTGCGGGCCGGCACCGGTCGAGCACCCTGTGGCTGGCCCGGGCCGACGGCAGCGAGCCACCCCGCCCGCTGACCCCGGGCACGGCGGACGATTCCGGCCCGAGGTGGGCAGCGGACTCGGGGTCGCTGTTCTTCCTCTCGGACGCGGCGGAACGCGGGGTGGCTCAGCTGCACCGGATCGGGGTGAGCGGAGGGGCGGCCGAGCGTCTGACGGACCTGCCTGGCGGGCTGACGGCTTTCGCGCCGCTGCCGGACGGAACCGCGGTGGCGCTGATCGCCCCGGGTGCGGGGGACTCGAGCGCGGATCCGGAGGCCCGCCCGGCCCAGGCCGGACCGCCCGCCGCCGCGTCCGAGGCGGCGCGGCCGGTCGCGAGTTCCAGCGGTGCGGCGGTCGCCGGCACGGCCGCGCCGGCCGGCGGGACCGTCGCCGAGCCCGGACCGTCCGCGCCCGGCGATGCCCCGCGCCCGGACGCCAAGCCCCGCCCCGACCGGCTGTGGCTGCTCGACCTCCCCGCCCGCACGCTCCGCCCGCTCGGGCACCTCGGCCACCGCCACGTCCGCGAAGCCGCCCCCAGGCCGGACGGGCGCGTGCTCGCCGTCCTCACCTGGGCGACGGCCGAGCGGGAGGGGGTCTTCGAGCCCGGGCTGTTCCTCGTCGACGTCGCCACCGGGGCCACCGAAGACCTCGGCGCCCCCGCGCTCGAAGCCGCCGACCTCGTCTGGTGGCGCCACGAAGACGCCTGGCAGCTCGGCTACCGCGGCCTGACCCCACCCGGCCTGGTGGGCGGCAACGCCGTCTTCGCCGTGCCCGGCCACCGGAACCTCACCGCGGGCGCCACCTCCTGCCCGATCGAACTCGCGCAGGCCGCCGGCCCGCTCGCGTTGTTCGCCGACGGGCTGGACACCGTGGTCCGCCGGCTCGATCCCGCCACCGGGACCTTCGCCGAAGTCGAGCGGGCCCGTGGCTCCCTGACCGGGCTCAGCGTCAGCGACGTCGGTACCTTCGCCGTCGTCGCGAGCGCCGGCAGCGAACCCGAGGAGGTCCGCACGCGGGGCAAGATCAGCCGGACCGCGCCCACGGGGATCCGCTGGGGCGCTCAGGAACGCTTGGCTTACCGGGCCGAAGACGGCACCGCGCTCGACGGGCTGCTCGTCCTCCCGCCCGGGAAAACGCGAGCAGGCGGGCCGTTCCCGCTGGTGACCCTCGTGCACGGCGGCCCGTACGACCGCTACGCCGACCGGTTCCACCTCGGCTGGTACCCCTCCGCCCAGTGGCTCGCGGCCGCCGGGTTCGCGGTGTTCCTGCCCAACGCGCGCGGCGGTCTCGGCCACGGCCACGACTTCGCGCGCAGCATCGCCGGAGACGTCGGGGGCGGCGAATTCACCGACGTGCTGACCGGGATCGACCTCCTCGTCGAGGAGGGCGTCGCCGACCAAGACCGGCTCGGGGTCGGGGGCTGGAGCCACGGTGGCTTCTTCGCCGCGTGGGCCGTCGCGCACACCGACCGCTTCAAGGCCGCCGTCGTGGGGGCGGGGGTCATCGACTGGCCGCTGCTCGCCGCCACCGGGGAGCACAGCCGGTTCGAAGCCGCACTGGGCGGGAAGCAGCAGAGCCCGATCACCCACGCGCACCGGATCCGGACGCCGGTGCTCATCCTGCACGGCGAGGACGACACCAACGTCCCGCTCTCGCAGGGCGAACTCCTGCACCGCGCGCTGGAGGACCGCGAGCACGAGTTCGTCGGCTACCCGGG is a window from the Amycolatopsis sp. cg9 genome containing:
- a CDS encoding TetR/AcrR family transcriptional regulator, producing MTDGTYGTQRKAAARNRVAIIEAAHELFAANPLVPLSEVAKHAGVGAGTLYRHFPSREDLILAAYQHDIERLTGEADAVLSRQPSAKAAFVEWFETLAGYIRLKHGLGDALHSAAAQDVISASWAPATAAVKKLVDACVAEGTIAPGHDPADIIMLMSFLWRVADDEDGAAQGRRLIAAVFSGLSAAPTRL
- a CDS encoding S8 family serine peptidase, with amino-acid sequence MRTVHRKAGAVAAAVVAALATAGVATAAQPEGTVVPARQHYGDQYIVVLKDAQSLVVPASLAGRYGGEVRSTYSRVLHGFSARHLSAQQARRLAADPAVAAVYEDGTARIAGTQTNPTWGLDRIDQANLPRDNSYTYPNTGEGVTAYDLDTGIKPDNPEYEGRASIGKDFVGGNGSDCNGHGTHTAGTIGSKTYGVAKKVKLVGLKVLGNDCSGNGPDSAAVDAIEWVTANAAKPAVANMSLTMDQVGVGDDAIKRSIAAGIVYSVAAGNSSTDACNTSPAHVPEAITVNASDENDNRASFSNYGSCTDLFAPGNNITSLGLPNGSSANMSGTSMATPHVTGAAALYLAANPGATAQQVRDALVGGATSGVVKNAGSGSPNKLLNVSFIGGGTPPSRCGARSNTTPVAIPDAGAAVTSSVTQDGCDGKASAALPVKVDISHTYTGDLAVDLIGPSGAVFPLQKAGGTGSAAGLHTTYTVNAAAEPANGTWKLRVQDVYRFDTGTLDGFTITF
- a CDS encoding DUF6292 family protein, which gives rise to MSILIDFGRDTEFSFERRLRGYVEAVAKAVGVGLESCAFDAGTPAAAYIALDWRLSRFPDHDLALVWDERHGWAAALEGAAGDPSTVLAHLGGEAVPEPRAVVRFLAAVRAGDPGAGSLEAPALREAGDHERLLSTLAARQ
- a CDS encoding AAA family ATPase → MTNGIVASTGSPVLIGRTAELAALVSAALRPPAVLVLEGEAGAGKTRLAAELLARPELAGARVLAGRCRPQREPFPHGVVVEALRDAGKYLPSAPPPGPLTGVLGRHLPELAPLLPAAPEPLGDRRAEAHRFFRAVRELLDLLGPLVLVIEDVHWADDGSRRLLRFLMGDLPAGTVLLVSYRPEDVPGGLPLGGAHRPAPGSSTTLVRLGPLEPDGVRQLASALLGEPGVSDAVAARLHERTAGIPFVVEEVVHALPVPVTDGALDAVEVPTLVREATVERLGALPLVARRIAEAAAVLAEPAPVELLTAVAGLGATRGRQALVLALERAVLVEAAECRYGFRHDFARRAAYGTIPGPVRQELHRRAVRVLAGRRPEPWLRLAEHSRKAGNAADALRYGEAAADRAIDAGDPATAIGLLRALLGGPELDPSAVDRLAAKLASVAANGVSQAEVVATLEGLLSGDRLSGRLSAEIRLSLGLLLARQAGGLEAARAEIEVALPGLGHRPDLAGRAMAVLAQPWIGATPLRAHLPWLDRVDGLIATAADARLRLTLMANNIPSRLHIGDPRAWAALDAAPVSAGSAEEQRQLARLYCNAADAGAWTGHHRRARGLLERGMQLAADAGTPYVVSTARTTGVHIDWLSGAWAGLDERARALLAEYRDLLPVSSELSLVLGLLASARGAWDRAAACFAVTGVDRPENAFTPVVVAAHGGIAGMLLAQDATEAAAAEAARGLELVRTKGVWAWSGDLVPAAVVAFCRTGRASEAGAVLAELDRETRNLAAPMARTVLTEGRGIVAAHDGDVAGAADLFDEARARYERLSAPYPAALAAERRARCRFEAGDVAAAGEFGDLADAFAALGATRDAARCRHTFRSTGATAPSRRGRRGYGDELSPRERDVARLLTDGHTNREIAEVLFLSRRTVEQHVANVLRKLKVRSRGELVGVRTG
- a CDS encoding ATP-binding protein — encoded protein: MAETAGSEDLEPLPPEWARVVDWLSLRVATSAELTLDLTTRPLPRRVRATVADCLGFGLPRGELLGALLLVVDELVGNAYRHTGRPSRLWITRERRGLLVEVSDEDPAIERVAAGNGHGLRLIDQLSHGWGVRATAAGKVVWALVPVRLFR
- a CDS encoding prolyl oligopeptidase family serine peptidase, with translation MIGRELTAQAVVDREIPAEPRISPDGRWVAFVTSPVGRAGRHRSSTLWLARADGSEPPRPLTPGTADDSGPRWAADSGSLFFLSDAAERGVAQLHRIGVSGGAAERLTDLPGGLTAFAPLPDGTAVALIAPGAGDSSADPEARPAQAGPPAAASEAARPVASSSGAAVAGTAAPAGGTVAEPGPSAPGDAPRPDAKPRPDRLWLLDLPARTLRPLGHLGHRHVREAAPRPDGRVLAVLTWATAEREGVFEPGLFLVDVATGATEDLGAPALEAADLVWWRHEDAWQLGYRGLTPPGLVGGNAVFAVPGHRNLTAGATSCPIELAQAAGPLALFADGLDTVVRRLDPATGTFAEVERARGSLTGLSVSDVGTFAVVASAGSEPEEVRTRGKISRTAPTGIRWGAQERLAYRAEDGTALDGLLVLPPGKTRAGGPFPLVTLVHGGPYDRYADRFHLGWYPSAQWLAAAGFAVFLPNARGGLGHGHDFARSIAGDVGGGEFTDVLTGIDLLVEEGVADQDRLGVGGWSHGGFFAAWAVAHTDRFKAAVVGAGVIDWPLLAATGEHSRFEAALGGKQQSPITHAHRIRTPVLILHGEDDTNVPLSQGELLHRALEDREHEFVGYPGENHSIRGRDHQIDVLHRTREWFSRWLTPVRPA
- a CDS encoding trypsin-like serine protease → MNSRQRFLGAFAAVLALPLFAVPAAQAGGNPPAVTPLGGTPLPAGVSPSSVGGTPASVQDYPFIIAGLREGGSRPLGQTCTGSVVAPRKILIAAHCKAAEGQKSFLYGLDDLSAGGGTPIGVVSYDTHPKYVNFDQGYDVAVVTTDRDVPVPGGQYAKVATSADTDLNKPGKTGLGLGYGKKDFNDNTRDVTLTKFSLPIVAGSNCSGVGAGFQEATMICSGYADGHVTILPGDSGGPLLVDGKVAGVASWSRSDFKWYSVYGRLNNDMGDWVKQQIGDVTPPETFGLGVTPGAVKTEPGKYVSASVTSTAGKNGPERVDLTAAGLPDGAKATFQPSSITSGETAKLTVETSASTPQGDYPVTITGTGASGTATAKLTLTVGTGQPPTGDLKVSVDPGSGTVQPGFFTTATVTVAGGTGTVTLSATGLSFAPFFNPSTVNGSGTSRMQVVGPFQRGTYPVTVTAKDSTGKTATAKYTLTVQ
- a CDS encoding aldo/keto reductase, whose amino-acid sequence is MRYVKLGTTGLDVSPIAIGAMTYGEPDRGHPVWSLGEDDARPLIKHALDAGINFFDTANMYSNGSSEEILGRALKDFADRDDVVIATKLRHPMRPGPNGKGLSRKAIMTEVDHSLRRLGTDYIDLYQVHRNDHATPLEETLEALSDLVKAGKVRYLGASSMHAWEFAKALHTQRAHGWARFVSMQDHYNLLHREEEREMIPLCLDEGVGTIIWSPLARGRLARAWDDAKSTARSGTDGAFADLLYSPAEETSNRAIVDAVGKVAAAHGVSRAQIALAWLRSRPVVTAPLVGAGSVGQIDDAVASLDVVLSDDEVRALEGPYTPRHDWQGISDEAELDAIRARIPGMALK